In Lacerta agilis isolate rLacAgi1 chromosome 8, rLacAgi1.pri, whole genome shotgun sequence, one genomic interval encodes:
- the KCNK6 gene encoding potassium channel subfamily K member 6, whose translation MRRCALLAALALGYVGYLLLGALIISAVERPYESRLRAELRSLKAAFLRESPCLPEPALESFLVAVLSANRHGVALLRNGSAAPSNWDFASAFFFSSTLITTVGYGYTTPLSDAGKAFCIFYALLGVPFTMLVLTATAQRLLGTFTSGPLEYLALHWGHSRRALSCGHLVFLALVVLVAFFLIPAAIFSSLEESWSFLDAFYFCFISLCTIGLGDYVPGEQPGQRLRSLYKVSITVYLLLGLMAMLLLLQTFHRLAELHGLSDLVLLPREQPCEEDHQRILDEPPTPSEPRQAEKTPVQPSPGGQANYSSINR comes from the exons ATGCGGCGCTGCGCCCTGCTGGCCGCCTTGGCGCTGGGCTACGTGGGCTACCTGCTGCTGGGCGCGCTCATCATCTCGGCGGTGGAGCGGCCCTACGAGAGCCGGCTGCGCGCTGAGCTGCGCTCTCTCAAGGCCGCCTTCCTGCGCGAGAGTCCCTGCCTGCCCGAGCCCGCCCTCGAAAGTTTCCTGGTCGCCGTCCTGAGTGCCAACCGCCACGGCGTGGCTCTGCTCCGCAACGGCTCGGCCGCCCCGTCCAACTGGGACTTCGCCTCCGCCTTCTTCTTCTCCAGCACCTTGATCACCACCGTCG gcTACGGCTACACCACCCCTCTCTCGGACGCGGGCAAGGCCTTCTGCATCTTCTACGCGCTGCTGGGCGTCCCCTTCACCATGCTGGTGCTCACGGCCACCGCCCAGCGCCTGCTGGGCACCTTCACCTCCGGCCCCCTGGAGTACCTGGCGCTGCACTGGGGCCACAGCCGGCGGGCGCTCTCCTGCGGGCACCTCGTCTTCCTGGCACTGGTGGTGCTGGTTGCCTTCTTCCTGATCCCCGCTGCCATCTTCAGCTCCCTGGAGGAGTCCTGGAGCTTCCTGGACGccttctacttctgcttcatctcCCTCTGCACCATCGGCCTGGGCGACTACGTCCCCGGGGAGCAGCCCGGCCAACGCCTCCGCTCCCTCTACAAGGTCTCCATCACCG tTTACCTCCTCCTGGGGCTGATGGCCATGCTCCTGCTCCTCCAGACCTTCCACCGGCTGGCCGAGCTGCACGGCCTCTCCGACCTGGTCTTGCTCCCCCGGGAGCAGCCCTGCGAGGAAGACCACCAGCGCATCCTGGACGAGCCCCCGACTCCCTCGGAGCCCCGCCAGGCGGAGAAGACCCCCGTGCAGCCCAGCCCTGGGGGGCAGGCCAACTACTCCTCCATCAACAGATGA